Proteins co-encoded in one Desulfitobacterium hafniense DCB-2 genomic window:
- a CDS encoding sensor histidine kinase, giving the protein MLEIKLGTKLALCALSAFIIAAVVFFIVHKAGTLWIDHKFSDPAFVEQQQDLEIQNLQEYITNSQASALDYHVVSNWVKERQLTTLFLYYGDRLIYDSTITYHAGNLASGRLTSPLPWQKTYPLQFSDVEVTAVVSTLARHRFVDQLNIIGLTVFFLTFLLIMLYYVRRKVVYIHQLAQEIKNIEGGNLNFPITIKGEDELASLAQDVDKMRHALLKQIIRFQKVRKDRDQFAVHMSHDLRTPVTSLIGYLDIVNQKRCPSKVVQEQYLHKAEEKALQLKSLSENMFTHFLTSMDESKAEDIFCDSAAINLLIDDGLILLESHLFQCLASKYEGEAAFFAIGKTSLERILDNIFSNLLKYADPAFAIEISCHRGEQGLAISFGNPIRTEETGAVASAGIGLNSAGEIARQNGGSLHIHKQDGVFQCTLFIPEIP; this is encoded by the coding sequence TTGCTTGAGATCAAATTAGGCACCAAATTAGCCCTTTGCGCCTTGTCTGCCTTTATAATTGCCGCGGTGGTTTTTTTTATTGTCCATAAAGCCGGCACACTGTGGATTGATCATAAGTTCAGCGATCCTGCCTTTGTCGAGCAGCAACAGGATTTGGAAATCCAAAACCTTCAGGAATATATCACTAACAGTCAGGCTTCCGCCTTGGATTATCATGTTGTATCCAACTGGGTGAAAGAGCGTCAGCTTACCACTTTATTCCTCTACTACGGCGACCGCCTGATTTATGATTCGACGATCACTTATCATGCCGGAAATTTAGCAAGCGGCAGATTAACCTCCCCTTTACCCTGGCAGAAAACCTATCCTCTACAATTCAGTGATGTTGAGGTTACCGCTGTTGTCAGTACATTGGCCCGTCACCGCTTTGTCGATCAGCTGAATATTATCGGCCTGACCGTATTCTTTTTAACCTTCCTCCTCATTATGCTTTACTATGTGCGCAGAAAGGTGGTTTACATCCATCAATTGGCTCAGGAGATCAAAAACATCGAAGGGGGCAACCTTAATTTCCCCATTACCATAAAGGGGGAAGATGAACTTGCCTCCCTGGCCCAGGATGTTGACAAAATGCGCCATGCTCTGTTGAAGCAAATTATCCGCTTTCAAAAAGTGCGCAAGGATCGGGATCAATTTGCCGTACACATGTCCCATGACCTGCGTACGCCCGTAACCAGCCTGATCGGTTATCTGGATATTGTCAATCAAAAACGCTGTCCCAGCAAAGTAGTCCAGGAGCAGTATCTGCATAAGGCGGAAGAAAAAGCGCTCCAGCTGAAAAGCCTTTCGGAAAATATGTTCACGCATTTTTTGACCAGCATGGATGAATCCAAAGCGGAGGACATCTTTTGCGACAGCGCCGCCATCAATCTTTTAATCGATGATGGACTTATTCTTCTGGAATCCCATTTATTCCAGTGCCTTGCTTCAAAATACGAGGGAGAAGCGGCCTTCTTTGCCATTGGCAAGACTTCCCTGGAGCGGATCCTGGACAATATTTTCTCCAATCTTCTCAAATATGCCGATCCGGCCTTTGCCATCGAGATTTCCTGCCACAGAGGGGAGCAGGGTTTGGCCATCTCCTTTGGCAACCCTATCCGCACAGAAGAAACCGGCGCTGTTGCCAGCGCCGGAATCGGCCTGAACAGTGCCGGTGAGATTGCCCGGCAAAATGGCGGCTCCTTGCACATCCATAAGCAGGACGGAGTATTCCAATGTACTCTTTTTATCCCGGAAATCCCTTAA
- a CDS encoding response regulator transcription factor: MVPASTILIIDDDNDICEVIGALLQSEGFLTLRARNGQEALSLLNSSVDLIILDIMMPGDSGFTICEKMRRITTAPILYLSAKSLTADKEMAFDSGGDDYLTKPFIPAELLTRVKAILRRYQVYRGKKLSSKSDRDLIRINNLVVHPTSGEVFLNGTPLLLRPKEYQLLAFLVRNRGTVFSVQNLYEQLLGESYLPSANNTVMVHIRNLRQKIEADPQHPKYILTVWGEGYKFA; encoded by the coding sequence ATGGTACCAGCCTCAACGATCCTGATCATCGATGACGACAATGATATATGTGAAGTCATTGGAGCATTGCTGCAGAGTGAGGGCTTCCTGACCTTGCGGGCGCGTAATGGACAAGAGGCTTTATCCTTGCTGAACAGCAGTGTCGATCTGATTATTTTGGATATCATGATGCCCGGTGATTCCGGTTTTACGATTTGTGAAAAAATGCGCCGAATCACCACTGCCCCCATCCTCTACTTAAGCGCTAAAAGCTTGACTGCAGATAAAGAAATGGCCTTTGATTCGGGCGGCGATGATTACCTGACCAAGCCCTTCATCCCGGCCGAACTCTTAACAAGAGTCAAGGCCATACTCCGGCGCTATCAGGTCTATCGGGGAAAAAAACTCAGCTCCAAGTCCGACAGGGATTTGATCAGGATCAACAATCTGGTTGTGCATCCTACCTCCGGGGAAGTGTTTCTGAACGGAACACCCTTGCTTTTGCGGCCTAAAGAGTACCAATTGCTGGCCTTCCTGGTCCGGAATCGGGGGACGGTTTTTTCCGTCCAAAACCTCTATGAACAGCTTTTGGGGGAATCCTATCTCCCCTCGGCCAACAATACCGTCATGGTACATATCCGAAACCTGCGGCAAAAAATAGAGGCAGATCCTCAACACCCGAAATATATCCTTACGGTTTGGGGGGAGGGGTATAAATTTGCTTGA
- a CDS encoding sigma-54-dependent Fis family transcriptional regulator encodes MHYQSNVENVNPYIGPTADIDISGRWRGIMQSKKDFLEKGTDPRLSPYVRDEIANSWIRSQSYNLTPESMGTAPTISSRELNSIFEQNKELIDIAFPLLDSFKPLLTESGYMVSLVDGSGIVLYRNGNTKMVDRYGNTIGPGVLWNEATIGTCAHVLSIRHKKPISLLGPENFPAYFQNDITSTAPLFDSDGKVIAVLILLQKLGDDPWDLDLHNLQYLTLGWVTSLAMEIKTQLNLKLSNSLFKSTNTALQTAIKMMTEGMVIVSREGLIQHINSPAAQIFNCNTNEAIGRNIMEFLVKNDALAEALRQLKMIHNIEVEVLNDYGTQGYTFSIQPLPADSSGSSGGVVKIVDTEKAKNMVSSSSGAKLDFDFQSIKGASTKMLRTKSLAQRFARSPANILLIGESGTGKELFAQAIHNEYRPSGPFIVLNCAAIPKNLIESELFGYDSGAFTGAKKNGSPGKIELAEGGTLFLDEIGDMPIEIQAVLLRVLENKQVMRIGGSKYRAVDFRMVAATNKDLATLVQSGQFRQDLYYRLSVLRVDIPPLRQRDSDVLSLAEFFIQKYNWRSKLPKLSHETKIKLMEYTWPGNVRQLENAIIYALNVSEDELILPEHLPDEIIHNKNHPASLSLNPIELSKENNLNEAELRDVVSLKEAEKIVVQNALAKSGNNICIAAELLGLSKSTLYRKLKLLGIDE; translated from the coding sequence ATGCATTATCAATCTAACGTAGAAAATGTCAATCCATATATTGGCCCTACTGCAGATATAGACATCTCTGGTCGATGGCGGGGTATTATGCAAAGCAAAAAGGACTTCTTGGAAAAAGGTACGGATCCTCGTCTCTCCCCTTACGTCAGAGATGAAATCGCCAATTCCTGGATTCGCTCCCAAAGCTATAACCTAACCCCTGAATCAATGGGTACGGCGCCAACGATTAGTTCCCGTGAGCTAAACTCCATATTTGAGCAGAATAAAGAGTTGATCGACATCGCCTTCCCTCTGTTAGACAGTTTTAAACCATTGCTCACGGAATCCGGTTACATGGTATCTTTGGTCGATGGCAGCGGGATAGTACTCTACCGCAACGGTAATACAAAAATGGTCGATCGCTATGGAAATACTATTGGCCCGGGTGTCCTATGGAATGAGGCGACGATTGGAACCTGCGCTCATGTCTTGAGCATTCGTCACAAAAAACCTATCTCTTTGTTAGGTCCGGAAAACTTTCCCGCTTATTTCCAGAACGATATCACCTCCACTGCTCCTTTATTTGATAGTGACGGAAAAGTTATTGCCGTTTTGATCTTACTGCAAAAACTTGGTGATGACCCTTGGGATCTTGATCTCCACAACCTGCAGTATCTGACTCTAGGGTGGGTCACATCTCTGGCTATGGAAATCAAAACTCAGCTCAATCTGAAACTCAGCAATTCATTGTTCAAGAGTACGAATACCGCTTTACAGACTGCCATCAAAATGATGACCGAAGGGATGGTTATTGTTAGCCGGGAAGGGCTTATACAGCATATAAATTCTCCTGCGGCGCAAATATTTAACTGTAATACGAATGAGGCAATCGGCCGCAATATCATGGAATTTCTTGTGAAGAACGACGCATTGGCAGAAGCTCTGCGGCAACTTAAAATGATCCATAATATTGAAGTCGAAGTCCTTAATGACTACGGAACCCAAGGCTATACCTTTTCGATACAGCCACTCCCCGCCGATTCTTCCGGCTCCAGTGGTGGTGTTGTCAAAATCGTCGATACCGAAAAAGCCAAAAACATGGTATCCTCAAGCAGCGGAGCCAAGCTGGATTTCGATTTTCAAAGCATTAAAGGCGCCAGCACCAAGATGCTGCGGACCAAAAGCCTGGCCCAACGCTTCGCCAGATCACCGGCCAATATCCTATTAATTGGCGAAAGCGGCACTGGAAAAGAACTCTTCGCCCAAGCCATTCATAATGAATATCGGCCTTCAGGGCCCTTTATTGTCCTTAATTGTGCCGCTATTCCCAAGAACCTCATTGAAAGTGAATTATTCGGGTATGACAGCGGTGCCTTTACCGGCGCCAAAAAAAATGGCAGCCCGGGAAAAATAGAGCTGGCCGAAGGCGGAACCCTTTTCCTGGACGAAATAGGTGATATGCCTATAGAAATTCAGGCGGTATTACTGAGAGTCTTGGAAAATAAGCAGGTTATGCGCATCGGCGGCAGTAAATACCGGGCCGTCGACTTCCGCATGGTGGCCGCGACTAACAAAGACCTGGCAACCTTAGTCCAAAGCGGTCAGTTCAGACAAGATTTATATTATCGTCTGTCCGTACTCAGAGTGGATATTCCGCCCCTTCGCCAGCGGGATAGTGACGTGCTTTCTTTAGCCGAGTTTTTTATCCAGAAGTACAATTGGCGCAGCAAACTTCCCAAGCTCAGCCATGAAACCAAAATAAAGCTCATGGAGTACACTTGGCCGGGCAATGTTCGCCAGTTAGAGAATGCCATTATCTATGCCTTGAATGTGTCAGAAGATGAATTGATTCTTCCAGAGCATTTGCCTGACGAAATTATCCACAATAAAAATCATCCTGCCTCCTTATCCTTGAACCCCATTGAACTCTCCAAAGAAAACAACCTGAACGAGGCCGAACTCAGAGATGTGGTCTCCCTGAAGGAAGCGGAAAAAATAGTCGTACAGAATGCTCTGGCTAAGTCGGGGAATAATATCTGTATTGCCGCCGAATTATTGGGATTAAGCAAGTCCACTCTTTATCGCAAATTAAAGCTCCTCGGCATCGATGAATAA
- a CDS encoding SLC13 family permease, whose amino-acid sequence MKKKWLGLGLGILIMVIAYFLPETAGLTQAGKMAIAILLTGIVLWVTEVMPLAITALLLMVCLPYFDILNWSTTWSKFISSVIFFVIATFAITVALIKTSLATRIAGVLVRWSKGDPKGLVLGFMVGSALLSSVCNNVPTCSLFMSLALSILITDNAIPGKSNLGKCLMIGIPFGTMIGGAMTPAGTSINIMAIGLLEEATGMTISFLDWMLMGIPFAVIMVPISWLSLVMIFKPEAISQKSEDTINNMVISAGRLTSQEKKIITIIGVMLVAWIASTWVPWLDATGIAVMGLIAFFFPGIEVLTWDEFVKGVSWEVILMIGGVQAVAAGIMATGAANWLVDGIMAGAANWSTPMLAGAAASVMTILHAICPVGPAICGMATVPISGLALLAGASPAVLTMIVALGAAITFILPLDCVPLITYSKGYYKMGDMVKAGIVPTIAMILVCAFVLPVLGPLIGI is encoded by the coding sequence ATGAAGAAAAAGTGGCTGGGTCTTGGTCTGGGAATTCTAATCATGGTGATCGCCTATTTTTTGCCTGAGACTGCTGGGCTGACTCAAGCCGGCAAAATGGCTATTGCTATTTTGCTGACGGGGATTGTTTTATGGGTGACTGAAGTGATGCCTTTAGCAATCACCGCCTTGCTGCTTATGGTGTGCTTGCCCTATTTCGATATTTTAAACTGGAGCACAACCTGGTCTAAATTTATAAGTTCTGTGATATTTTTCGTCATTGCCACGTTTGCTATTACTGTCGCCTTAATCAAGACGAGCCTGGCAACGCGTATCGCCGGGGTTCTCGTCAGATGGTCCAAAGGAGATCCCAAGGGTTTGGTGCTGGGATTTATGGTGGGGAGTGCTCTTCTATCTTCAGTTTGCAATAATGTTCCGACTTGCTCGCTGTTTATGAGCTTAGCGCTGTCCATCCTGATTACCGACAACGCCATACCAGGCAAAAGCAACCTTGGCAAATGCTTAATGATCGGGATTCCTTTTGGCACCATGATCGGCGGTGCAATGACTCCTGCCGGTACTTCCATCAACATTATGGCCATCGGTCTGTTGGAAGAGGCCACCGGCATGACGATCTCCTTCTTGGATTGGATGCTGATGGGGATACCATTTGCTGTCATTATGGTTCCGATCAGCTGGCTTTCTCTCGTTATGATCTTCAAGCCGGAAGCCATTAGTCAGAAATCTGAAGATACGATCAATAACATGGTCATTAGTGCAGGAAGGCTGACCAGCCAGGAAAAGAAAATTATTACAATTATCGGCGTTATGCTCGTTGCCTGGATTGCCAGCACTTGGGTTCCATGGCTTGATGCAACCGGAATCGCGGTGATGGGATTGATTGCCTTCTTCTTTCCGGGAATTGAGGTCCTTACTTGGGATGAATTTGTCAAAGGGGTATCCTGGGAAGTTATTTTAATGATCGGTGGTGTCCAGGCAGTAGCAGCAGGGATTATGGCTACAGGCGCCGCCAACTGGCTGGTGGATGGTATTATGGCAGGAGCTGCCAACTGGAGCACACCCATGTTGGCCGGGGCTGCGGCATCGGTCATGACAATTCTCCATGCCATTTGTCCGGTGGGTCCGGCAATTTGCGGCATGGCCACTGTACCGATTTCTGGTTTAGCCCTTCTGGCAGGCGCCAGTCCAGCGGTATTAACGATGATTGTAGCTCTCGGTGCGGCCATCACCTTTATCCTTCCTTTAGATTGTGTGCCTTTGATCACTTACAGTAAAGGCTATTACAAGATGGGCGATATGGTGAAGGCCGGAATCGTTCCTACCATTGCCATGATCTTGGTTTGTGCTTTTGTCTTGCCCGTACTGGGTCCTTTGATCGGCATCTAA
- a CDS encoding molybdopterin-dependent oxidoreductase — protein MSKKDKKTCIKGIGLCGFGSGSNSAAVDVQDGKVVRIRNFRYDKEYTPEEMKPWRLQVNDKIFEPTMKSLLPPYSMIYKKRTYSKNRIPYPMKRVDWDPEGERNPQNRGISKFVRISWDEATDLIAKELKRVYKEYGPYTVLAQGDGHGETKTVHAAHGCQMKLLDLLGGYTLQARNADSWEGWYWGAKHVWGQDPVGQGKQTNLFKDISENSKMVLFWGCDPETTPWGWGGQQASRLSYWFTDIGIKSVYICPDLNYGAAVHADKWIPVLPNTDLAMQFAIAYIWLTEDSYDKDYIETHTIGFDYLKRHALGEDGTEPKTPEWAEKICGVPARTIKALARKWAKEATTIAHSNGGSYIRSCYSHEPARMEVCLLAMQGLGKPGRNQFKFIEWQLFGSNEQMPAPRSEFIPTVKSAYTGWRYTMSPQFLPKTLIPKAIQSDEPLTWYGQTMAGYPREDQFIEYQYPIEGGAPIHMIWTDTPCWTTCWTGGNEMIEALRNSKIECIVAQHPWLENDCLFADIILPTSTKMESRDISVDTLSGNFNHLFYEEQCIEPVGEAKSDWEAVCEVAQKLGLLEQYTDGMSEMDLIEKGFMESGVQTKISFEEFLAKGYYMIPTADGWEDDIPGFGKFYQDPKQYPLETPSGLLEIFSQDLADVFPDDQERKPYPQWIAFGESHSESLLHPKSEKYPYLIVSNHPRWRVHANLDDISWLREIPTCKVAGPDGYLYEPVWINPVDAEKHGIQSGDIVKLFNDNGWVLGGAYVTERIRPGAIYQDHGARLDPIKAGEGDRGGANNLICVSNTVSKNCAGEVTSGFLINIEKCDLDALKAEYPEAFNREYDPGTGVCLSSWIVGGAE, from the coding sequence GTGAGTAAAAAAGACAAAAAAACCTGTATTAAAGGTATCGGCTTGTGCGGATTCGGCTCAGGCTCAAATTCCGCCGCAGTGGATGTCCAGGATGGTAAGGTGGTCAGAATCCGCAACTTCCGCTACGATAAAGAATATACTCCGGAGGAAATGAAACCCTGGCGGCTCCAGGTCAACGACAAGATATTTGAACCTACCATGAAATCTCTGTTACCGCCCTATAGCATGATTTATAAGAAAAGAACCTATTCCAAAAACCGCATACCCTACCCTATGAAAAGAGTGGATTGGGATCCTGAGGGAGAGCGCAATCCCCAAAATAGAGGAATAAGCAAATTCGTCCGCATTTCCTGGGATGAAGCAACCGATCTGATCGCTAAAGAGCTGAAAAGAGTGTATAAGGAATATGGCCCCTATACCGTCCTGGCTCAAGGGGATGGTCATGGAGAAACCAAAACCGTTCACGCAGCCCATGGTTGTCAGATGAAGCTGTTGGATCTCCTGGGCGGCTATACTCTCCAAGCGCGGAATGCCGACAGCTGGGAAGGCTGGTACTGGGGGGCAAAGCATGTCTGGGGTCAGGACCCGGTAGGTCAAGGAAAACAGACTAATCTTTTTAAAGATATCTCCGAAAACTCTAAAATGGTTTTGTTCTGGGGATGTGATCCTGAAACAACTCCTTGGGGCTGGGGCGGTCAGCAAGCCAGCCGTCTTTCTTACTGGTTTACAGATATCGGAATTAAATCCGTATATATTTGCCCGGACCTCAACTACGGAGCAGCCGTTCACGCTGATAAATGGATTCCGGTTCTCCCTAATACGGATCTGGCGATGCAATTTGCTATAGCTTATATCTGGCTCACAGAAGATAGTTATGACAAGGACTATATTGAAACCCACACCATCGGGTTTGACTATTTGAAACGCCATGCCCTCGGTGAAGATGGAACCGAACCGAAAACTCCGGAATGGGCTGAAAAAATCTGTGGTGTTCCCGCCCGGACCATTAAGGCCTTAGCCAGAAAATGGGCTAAAGAGGCAACAACTATTGCCCACAGCAATGGGGGTTCTTACATCCGTTCCTGCTATTCCCATGAGCCGGCGCGCATGGAGGTTTGCCTCCTGGCGATGCAGGGCTTAGGAAAGCCGGGCCGCAATCAGTTCAAATTCATTGAATGGCAATTATTCGGAAGCAACGAACAAATGCCGGCACCCAGAAGCGAATTTATTCCAACCGTAAAATCTGCTTATACGGGCTGGCGCTATACCATGTCACCACAGTTCCTGCCCAAAACCTTGATTCCCAAAGCTATTCAAAGTGATGAACCCCTTACCTGGTATGGTCAAACCATGGCAGGTTACCCACGGGAAGATCAGTTTATCGAGTACCAGTATCCCATTGAAGGTGGAGCCCCAATTCATATGATCTGGACCGATACTCCTTGCTGGACCACCTGCTGGACCGGTGGCAATGAGATGATCGAAGCGCTGCGCAATTCTAAAATTGAGTGCATAGTTGCCCAACACCCCTGGTTGGAGAATGATTGCTTGTTTGCCGATATTATTCTCCCCACCAGCACCAAGATGGAGAGCCGTGATATCTCCGTCGATACCCTAAGCGGCAATTTCAACCATCTTTTCTATGAAGAGCAATGTATTGAGCCGGTTGGCGAAGCCAAGAGTGACTGGGAAGCCGTCTGTGAAGTAGCTCAAAAGTTAGGGCTTCTGGAACAGTATACTGATGGCATGTCGGAGATGGATCTAATCGAAAAAGGCTTTATGGAGTCCGGTGTTCAAACTAAGATCAGCTTCGAAGAATTCTTGGCAAAAGGGTATTATATGATTCCTACAGCGGATGGCTGGGAAGACGATATCCCCGGATTCGGCAAATTTTATCAGGATCCCAAGCAATATCCTTTAGAGACTCCTTCCGGATTGTTGGAAATTTTCTCTCAGGACCTGGCTGATGTATTCCCCGATGATCAAGAGCGCAAGCCATATCCCCAATGGATTGCTTTCGGGGAAAGTCATTCGGAAAGCTTGCTCCATCCAAAATCTGAAAAATATCCATATCTTATCGTTTCCAACCACCCACGCTGGAGAGTTCATGCCAATCTGGATGATATCTCCTGGCTGAGAGAAATTCCAACCTGCAAGGTGGCAGGACCCGACGGCTATCTCTATGAACCGGTCTGGATTAACCCTGTGGATGCAGAAAAGCATGGCATCCAAAGTGGAGATATCGTGAAACTGTTTAACGATAATGGCTGGGTTCTCGGCGGCGCCTATGTCACCGAAAGAATCAGACCGGGTGCCATTTACCAGGATCACGGGGCACGCCTGGATCCGATCAAAGCCGGCGAAGGTGACCGTGGCGGGGCTAACAACTTGATTTGTGTTTCCAATACTGTCTCCAAAAATTGTGCCGGTGAAGTAACCAGCGGATTTCTGATAAACATCGAAAAATGTGATTTGGATGCTTTAAAAGCTGAATACCCCGAGGCCTTTAACAGAGAATACGATCCAGGCACCGGTGTATGCCTTTCATCCTGGATTGTAGGAGGTGCAGAATAA
- a CDS encoding 4Fe-4S dicluster domain-containing protein yields MKVFVIDVSRCNGCYGCQLVCKDEHVDNDWSPVAKPQPDMGQFWMKVKETVHGSVPKVKVEYVARPCMHCDHPACIRPEDQGAVYKRTDGLVIIDPEKARGKKELVDTCPYGAIYWNEALEIPQKCTGCAHLVDEGEVPRCVDACATEALKFGEEEEFKDLIAQAELMQPELGLKPRVYYVNLPKLFVAGEVYDPQANEIIENAAITLTDLATRQSWTCQSDDFGDFWFKRIVAGKYALRIEAQGFKPYAMTELNVDKSLNVGSIALEALK; encoded by the coding sequence ATGAAAGTATTTGTGATCGATGTCTCCAGATGCAATGGCTGTTATGGCTGTCAATTAGTCTGCAAGGATGAGCATGTCGATAATGACTGGTCACCCGTCGCCAAACCGCAGCCTGATATGGGGCAATTCTGGATGAAAGTCAAAGAAACGGTCCATGGCAGTGTGCCTAAAGTAAAAGTGGAGTATGTGGCCCGGCCTTGCATGCACTGTGATCATCCCGCCTGTATTCGCCCGGAAGATCAGGGAGCTGTCTATAAACGTACAGACGGATTAGTGATTATCGATCCCGAAAAAGCCCGGGGGAAGAAGGAGTTGGTGGACACCTGCCCCTATGGTGCAATTTATTGGAATGAAGCTTTGGAGATTCCCCAAAAATGTACCGGCTGTGCTCATCTCGTGGATGAAGGAGAAGTTCCCCGCTGTGTGGATGCCTGCGCCACCGAAGCGCTTAAGTTTGGTGAAGAAGAAGAATTTAAGGATTTGATTGCTCAGGCAGAACTTATGCAACCCGAGCTTGGCCTGAAACCCCGTGTTTATTATGTGAACCTTCCCAAGCTGTTTGTTGCCGGAGAAGTTTATGATCCCCAGGCTAATGAAATCATTGAAAATGCAGCCATCACCTTGACGGATTTAGCCACCCGGCAGAGCTGGACCTGCCAATCGGATGATTTCGGCGATTTCTGGTTCAAGAGAATAGTTGCCGGAAAATATGCGCTCCGGATAGAGGCTCAAGGGTTTAAACCTTATGCGATGACGGAGCTTAATGTGGACAAGAGTTTGAATGTTGGTTCCATTGCTCTGGAGGCTTTGAAATAA
- a CDS encoding SLC13 family permease yields the protein MKKKWLGLGLGILILFTGYFWPETAGLTQPGKMSIAILMAGIVLWVTEVMPLAITALLLMVCMPYFEIFNWSTTWSKFISSVIFFIIATFAISVALIKTSLATRIAGVLIKWSQGNSKRLVLGFMAGTALLSAVCNNVPACSLFMSLALSILITDNAIPGKSNLGKCLMIGIPFGAMIGGTMTPAGTSINIMAMGLLEEATGITISFLDWMLMGIPFAIIIVPVCWLSLIMIFKPEDISQKSIDILQNRVVTTEKLNKEEKKIIIIIAVMLAAWIASTWIPWLDATGIAVMGLIAFFFPGIEVLSWDEFIKGVSWEVVLMIGGVNAVAAGIMSTGAAAWIVDSVMGGASGWSYPMLAGVTATVMAVLHGICPVGPAICGMATVPISGLAELINASPAVLTIIVAFGAGITFLLPLDCVPLITYGKGYYKMVDMVKAGIIPTIAVILVSAFILPPLGALIGL from the coding sequence ATGAAGAAAAAGTGGTTAGGACTAGGATTAGGAATTTTAATTTTGTTCACCGGGTATTTTTGGCCTGAGACAGCAGGGTTGACGCAACCGGGTAAAATGTCTATTGCCATTCTGATGGCTGGTATTGTGCTTTGGGTCACTGAAGTGATGCCCCTTGCTATTACCGCATTGCTCCTGATGGTGTGCATGCCCTATTTCGAAATTTTCAACTGGAGTACAACGTGGTCCAAGTTTATCAGTTCTGTAATCTTCTTCATTATTGCCACCTTCGCTATCAGCGTTGCTTTAATCAAGACCAGCTTAGCGACACGAATTGCCGGGGTTCTAATCAAATGGTCTCAAGGGAATTCAAAGCGTTTAGTATTGGGATTTATGGCAGGTACGGCACTTTTATCCGCAGTTTGCAATAATGTTCCCGCGTGTTCTCTTTTTATGAGCTTAGCCTTATCCATTCTGATTACCGACAATGCCATCCCGGGAAAAAGCAATCTGGGTAAATGTTTAATGATCGGGATACCCTTTGGAGCGATGATTGGAGGGACGATGACTCCCGCAGGAACTTCCATCAATATTATGGCAATGGGTTTGCTGGAGGAAGCAACCGGCATAACAATTTCTTTCTTGGATTGGATGCTGATGGGAATTCCTTTCGCGATCATTATCGTACCTGTCTGCTGGCTGTCACTGATCATGATCTTTAAGCCGGAAGACATTAGTCAAAAATCTATCGATATCCTTCAGAATAGGGTCGTAACAACGGAAAAATTAAATAAAGAAGAAAAGAAAATTATTATAATTATTGCAGTAATGCTTGCAGCTTGGATCGCCAGTACCTGGATTCCCTGGCTGGACGCTACTGGAATTGCGGTCATGGGCCTGATCGCCTTTTTCTTTCCCGGCATCGAAGTTCTTAGTTGGGATGAGTTTATCAAAGGGGTTTCCTGGGAAGTGGTGCTGATGATCGGCGGTGTTAATGCCGTTGCAGCAGGCATTATGTCTACTGGAGCAGCTGCCTGGATTGTAGATAGCGTAATGGGAGGGGCTTCCGGCTGGAGTTATCCGATGTTGGCCGGCGTTACGGCAACGGTGATGGCCGTCCTTCATGGGATCTGTCCGGTTGGTCCGGCAATTTGCGGAATGGCTACCGTACCGATTTCCGGCTTGGCAGAGCTTATTAATGCCAGCCCGGCCGTATTGACGATTATTGTTGCTTTCGGTGCAGGTATAACTTTTTTACTCCCTCTGGATTGTGTCCCATTGATTACTTATGGTAAAGGGTATTACAAGATGGTCGATATGGTAAAGGCCGGTATTATTCCTACGATCGCTGTGATATTGGTTTCTGCTTTTATCTTGCCGCCATTAGGTGCCTTGATCGGGTTATAG